In Mytilus edulis chromosome 7, xbMytEdul2.2, whole genome shotgun sequence, a single genomic region encodes these proteins:
- the LOC139481693 gene encoding probable methyltransferase-like protein 15 homolog: MIQRTKMLTWSVLHRMRLTMKMTQHNCISSTSKLITEMYGGHIPVMVDTVVDVLDPKDSNIYVDMTFGAGGHSKAILQRAPEARIVCLDQDPKAHESALALSKIYNPGQIMPCIGTFSSLPKIMADLNIEAESVDGFLFDVGASSMQFDTPERGFSLSKDGILDMRMDQGRENTVSAMDVVNNLEEKDLTEILRKYGDEKKAKQIARALVEWRYMFGKIRKTKQLVDIIESVFGEQYHNDKLNRRASVATRSFQALRIFVNNELNELHNGLVAAHHFLKPEGKCLALTFHSLEDRIVKRHFHGIDIDEKLNMSLRDKSRLSDKFRKFNDAYDVDSLNIMLNDKKWSPISKKIMHPNEEECKENPRARSAKLRAARKL, encoded by the exons ATGATACAAAGAACCAAAATGTTGACTTGGTCAGTCCTCCATAGAATGAGACTGACCATGAAGATGACCCAACATAATTGTATATCATCTACATCTAAACTGATTACAGAGATGTATGGTGGTCATATCCCTGTCATGGTGGACACAGTAGTTGATGTTCTTGACCCTAAAGATTCAAAC ATATATGTTGATATGACATTTGGAGCTGGAGGTCATTCAAAAGCAATTTTACAAAGAGCACCGGAAGCAAGAATTGTTTGTCTTGACCAGGATCCAAAAGCACACGAGTCAGCTTTAGCTTTGTCCAAAATTTACAA CCCAGGACAAATCATGCCATGCATTGGAACGTTTTCCAGCCTACCAAAGATTATGGCAGACCTAAATATAGAAGCAGAATCTGTAGATGGATTTCTATTTGATGTTGGTGCTTCCTCTATGCAGTTTGACACACCAGAAAGAGGCTTTAGTCTGTCTAAAGATGGAATCTTAGATATGAGAATGGATCAGGGCAG agaGAATACTGTGTCAGCCATGGATGTTGTGAATAACTTAGAAGAAAAAGACCTAACAGAAATATTGAGAAAGTATGGGGACGagaaaaaagccaaacaaatagcTAGAGCACTGGTGGAGTGGAGATACATGTTTGGTAAAATCAGAAAAACCAAACAACTTGTGGACATTATTGAATCAGTTTTTGGAGA gcaataccacaATGACAAATTGAATAGAAGGGCCTCTGTAGCTACAAGATCTTTTCAAGCTTTACGGATCTTTGTTAATAATGAACTTAATGAACTGCATAATGGACTTGTGGCAGCACATCATTTCCTTAAACCAGAGGGGAAATGTCTTGCATTAACATTTCATAGCTTGGAAGATCGGATTGTTAAACGTCATTTTCATGGAATTGACATTGACGAGAAACTTAACATGTCTTTACGAGATAAATCGAGATTAAGTGACAAATTTAGAAAATTCAATGATGCCTATGATGTAGATAGTTTGAACATAATGTTAAATGATAAGAAATGGTCTCCAATTTCTAAGAAAATTATGCATCCTAATGAGGAAGAGTGCAAGGAGAATCCCAGAGCTAGATCTGCTAAACTTAGAGCTGCCAGAAAATTATAG